The following proteins are encoded in a genomic region of Oxobacter pfennigii:
- a CDS encoding UbiX family flavin prenyltransferase — translation MKEYTIAITGASGVVYGVRLIEKLLELNNKINVIVSNSGKIVLEEEMDFKYQNDKELFKINFLSFFKDNNNLCYYEIDDMMAPIASGSHKTDCMVVIPCSMSTLAAINNGLSKNLLERAADVTMKEGRKLILVPRETPFNTIHLKNMMELSQWGVKILPAMPGFYNNPTTLDDIISFIVGKTMDLMGIENDVYKRWAGQ, via the coding sequence ATGAAGGAATATACTATAGCCATAACGGGAGCCAGCGGCGTTGTATACGGCGTCAGACTCATTGAAAAGCTTTTGGAACTTAATAATAAAATAAATGTGATCGTCAGCAATTCAGGGAAGATAGTGCTGGAAGAAGAAATGGATTTTAAATATCAAAACGATAAAGAGCTGTTTAAAATAAATTTCCTTAGTTTTTTTAAAGATAATAATAACCTGTGTTATTATGAAATTGATGATATGATGGCACCTATTGCCAGCGGTTCTCATAAAACAGACTGCATGGTTGTAATACCATGTTCCATGTCTACATTGGCCGCTATAAATAACGGCTTGTCTAAGAACCTTTTAGAGAGAGCGGCAGATGTGACCATGAAGGAGGGACGAAAGCTGATATTGGTCCCCCGGGAGACCCCTTTTAATACAATTCATCTTAAAAATATGATGGAATTAAGCCAGTGGGGTGTTAAAATCCTCCCTGCCATGCCGGGCTTTTATAATAATCCAACTACATTGGATGATATCATAAGCTTTATAGTTGGAAAGACAATGGATTTGATGGGAATAGAAAATGATGTATATAAAAGATGGGCAGGTCAGTAA